Proteins encoded within one genomic window of Pseudomonadota bacterium:
- a CDS encoding MerR family transcriptional regulator has protein sequence MKNSWTRKEAAEITGLPDRRVLFYTEQFVLPGLYTPVGRGTARKYSLKHLFYLSVVEELNSLGLSLTRIRAIILALHTETLDFSNAPEIKKFHEPHIWVDGTLTKKPTMMVISIPQSPEEHVLSPDAKNYDSEVFLQVYTGSTKITLLVDRPFKIVINLNKIFNKLKL, from the coding sequence ATGAAAAACAGTTGGACCAGAAAAGAAGCTGCTGAAATTACCGGATTACCAGATCGACGAGTTCTATTTTATACAGAGCAATTTGTACTTCCCGGTTTATACACTCCTGTTGGCCGGGGAACCGCTCGTAAATATTCCCTTAAACATCTTTTTTATTTATCCGTAGTAGAGGAGCTTAATTCCCTGGGGCTTTCATTAACACGGATCAGGGCGATTATTCTGGCATTACATACAGAAACCCTTGATTTCTCAAATGCCCCAGAAATTAAAAAATTCCATGAACCTCATATCTGGGTGGACGGTACACTTACAAAAAAACCGACTATGATGGTTATTTCGATACCTCAGAGCCCCGAAGAGCATGTCCTTAGCCCAGATGCTAAAAATTATGACTCTGAAGTTTTTCTTCAGGTTTATACTGGATCAACAAAAATTACATTACTTGTCGATAGACCTTTTAAGATCGTTATAAACTTGAATAAGATTTTTAATAAGTTGAAGTTATAA
- a CDS encoding phage major capsid protein: MEVHIMDNDYERIQEGIAVLEKKIAEWSKLKLNSVQLDIYNQMIAEVRRLKELPGKPLTLENSLHDYNHSIGSGNGYELRSPGQAKDWNSVFGSQGGYVWPDKDCNFFSAVFSGRHHPGLTLRSMTETVPADGGFLIPSQTAAQIHQVSLENEIVSPGAFLQGMVSNEIKIPAMAIGSHASALMGGFTASYTSETGSIDEHSPKTRNMTLTAKKLTGMLRFSSELSADVPGGFDQIVQICGKGLSWYRDLYFLKGTGAGEPLGILKAPCLVTVPKETGQKKETIIYENIIKMMSRIFAGSFKNSIWICHQTCIPQLLSLSLSVGLGGAAIPVMSETNGKFTMLTRPVLFTEKTETLGTQGDILLADLSQYCIGLRNEMRFDTSIHVHFETDELLSRIIERHDGQPLWNEALTLADGGTTVSPFVVLADRLV; encoded by the coding sequence TTGGAGGTTCATATTATGGATAATGATTATGAAAGAATCCAGGAGGGCATCGCTGTCCTCGAAAAAAAGATTGCAGAGTGGAGCAAGTTGAAACTTAATAGCGTGCAGTTGGATATTTATAACCAGATGATAGCTGAGGTAAGAAGGCTAAAGGAGTTACCGGGCAAGCCTTTAACTTTGGAAAATTCTTTGCACGATTATAATCACAGTATCGGTTCAGGTAATGGTTATGAATTAAGATCGCCGGGACAGGCGAAAGATTGGAACAGCGTGTTCGGAAGCCAGGGCGGGTATGTCTGGCCAGATAAGGATTGTAACTTTTTTAGTGCCGTTTTCAGCGGAAGACACCATCCGGGCCTGACCTTGAGAAGCATGACTGAGACTGTCCCAGCGGACGGCGGGTTCTTAATTCCCAGTCAGACAGCGGCACAGATCCATCAAGTCAGTCTTGAAAACGAAATCGTGTCCCCGGGTGCATTCTTACAGGGCATGGTATCCAATGAAATTAAAATCCCTGCTATGGCAATAGGGTCGCACGCCTCAGCTTTGATGGGCGGCTTTACTGCAAGCTATACGAGCGAAACGGGAAGCATCGACGAACATAGTCCGAAGACAAGGAATATGACCCTCACGGCCAAGAAGTTGACAGGAATGTTGAGGTTCAGCTCTGAATTGAGCGCAGATGTCCCTGGTGGATTCGACCAGATCGTTCAAATCTGCGGGAAAGGGTTATCCTGGTATCGTGACCTCTATTTCCTTAAAGGTACAGGCGCTGGTGAACCTCTTGGCATCTTGAAAGCTCCATGCCTGGTCACTGTGCCGAAAGAGACCGGACAGAAAAAAGAAACAATTATTTACGAGAATATAATTAAAATGATGTCTCGTATCTTCGCGGGAAGTTTTAAAAATAGCATCTGGATATGTCACCAAACCTGTATACCCCAACTTCTGTCTTTATCGCTGAGCGTTGGCCTTGGCGGTGCGGCAATCCCCGTGATGAGCGAAACGAATGGAAAATTCACAATGCTAACAAGACCAGTTTTGTTCACGGAGAAAACTGAAACACTTGGAACCCAGGGCGACATTTTACTGGCTGATTTAAGCCAGTACTGCATAGGTTTACGCAACGAGATGAGATTTGACACGAGTATACATGTTCATTTTGAGACGGATGAGCTCCTTAGCAGAATCATCGAGAGGCACGACGGCCAGCCCTTATGGAATGAGGCTTTAACGCTTGCCGATGGCGGGACAACGGTTTCCCCATTCGTTGTTTTGGCGGATCGATTGGTTTAA
- a CDS encoding tyrosine-type recombinase/integrase, with protein sequence MTGVILCNKCRKKMNKVCSCGNSKCIVVVYWHGKHYHYRRDDQGYVLVYDRAVDKLIEIGNAIKKGVFIPVDFTDEKIKERKFEVQIEQWLNEKETREQAQELSPGTVRSYRGYVLNHYPILNAYDVREISLEQLSSLKDTLSGVSIKTRKNIMNALRNFFYWLKERGTIKNMPIFPHITGDNAKARTAIDCQLQTEVLKRIPENHRDPIEFLMETGLRPGEVCALLVEHIDVRQGIARIERTYVSGNTIRETTKQKRKRIIPLSDRALQIAEKNIKGKLPKQFLFINSRTGRGYYPKALWYQWTIHSGLDIDLYSGTRHSFATQLIQDNDISIVKELMGHSDIRTTEKYLHMRMSKMSKVVNLRTVEKPQKGNEIETSFEGGVVNDFK encoded by the coding sequence ATGACAGGTGTCATTCTATGTAATAAGTGCCGTAAAAAAATGAATAAAGTTTGTAGTTGTGGGAATTCAAAATGTATAGTTGTTGTTTATTGGCATGGGAAACATTACCATTACCGCCGTGATGACCAGGGATATGTACTCGTATATGACAGGGCAGTTGATAAGCTCATAGAGATAGGTAACGCCATAAAGAAAGGTGTATTTATTCCTGTTGATTTTACGGATGAAAAGATAAAAGAAAGGAAGTTTGAAGTACAGATTGAGCAATGGTTGAATGAGAAAGAGACGAGAGAGCAGGCACAAGAACTATCCCCTGGTACGGTGAGATCATACCGAGGCTATGTGTTAAACCATTATCCTATACTCAATGCCTACGATGTGAGAGAAATCAGCCTCGAGCAGTTGTCGAGCCTCAAGGACACATTATCCGGCGTATCTATAAAGACAAGAAAAAATATTATGAATGCCCTCAGGAACTTCTTTTATTGGTTAAAAGAACGAGGCACCATCAAAAATATGCCTATATTCCCTCACATTACTGGAGACAACGCAAAGGCACGAACAGCCATTGACTGTCAGTTGCAGACCGAAGTATTAAAGAGAATACCAGAAAATCACCGGGACCCGATAGAGTTTCTGATGGAGACAGGACTGAGACCTGGAGAGGTGTGCGCCTTATTGGTTGAACATATTGACGTGAGACAGGGCATTGCGCGGATAGAGAGAACCTATGTATCAGGGAATACTATTAGAGAGACCACGAAACAAAAGCGTAAACGTATCATTCCACTATCTGATAGAGCCTTGCAGATAGCAGAAAAGAATATTAAAGGAAAACTACCGAAGCAATTTCTTTTTATCAATTCAAGGACAGGGCGGGGATATTATCCAAAAGCGTTATGGTACCAATGGACAATACACTCAGGACTTGATATTGACCTATATTCAGGCACAAGACACAGCTTTGCAACACAATTGATTCAGGATAACGATATAAGTATTGTAAAGGAATTGATGGGACATTCAGATATAAGAACAACAGAAAAATACCTGCACATGAGAATGTCAAAGATGTCAAAAGTGGTGAACCTCAGAACAGTTGAGAAACCTCAAAAAGGAAACGAAATAGAAACGAGTTTTGAGGGGGGTGTAGTCAATGATTTCAAGTAG
- a CDS encoding DUF3102 domain-containing protein, producing the protein MNELIESSVIVEIVELHQKIMLSIKSTLGDAIRIGELLKEQKDRLPHGAFTLWIKANLLFTDRTARNYMKVFENREQLKTESVSVLTGAYRMLSVPKEAEQEELFKAGLQKYIGEGINLDEALNIVEWDEKYAVLNKKLVALGTEWETLKDRRVSEDEGKQVKHESFDTI; encoded by the coding sequence ATGAATGAATTAATTGAATCAAGCGTGATTGTGGAAATAGTAGAGCTTCACCAGAAAATTATGTTGTCAATTAAAAGCACCCTGGGGGATGCAATCCGAATCGGGGAACTGCTCAAAGAGCAAAAAGATAGGTTGCCCCATGGCGCTTTCACGTTATGGATTAAAGCGAACCTGCTTTTTACCGACAGGACGGCACGAAATTACATGAAAGTATTCGAGAACAGAGAACAGTTGAAAACGGAAAGTGTTTCCGTTTTGACAGGTGCGTACCGGATGTTATCGGTACCAAAAGAGGCAGAGCAGGAAGAACTTTTTAAGGCGGGGCTACAGAAGTATATCGGAGAAGGAATAAATCTTGACGAAGCCTTGAACATAGTGGAGTGGGATGAAAAATACGCCGTGTTAAATAAAAAGTTGGTTGCATTAGGAACTGAATGGGAAACACTGAAAGATCGAAGAGTATCAGAAGATGAAGGGAAACAAGTAAAACATGAATCCTTTGACACCATATAA
- a CDS encoding four helix bundle protein produces the protein MKIENFRDLDIWKLGMEIVIDIYKITSKFPKEETYGLTGQMRRAVISIPSNIAEGFNRYHNKEYRQFLYIALGSCGELETQIEASFSLQYIDQTIKNKVLEKIDHESRMLRNLIKRLDA, from the coding sequence ATGAAAATAGAAAACTTTAGAGATTTGGACATTTGGAAATTAGGAATGGAGATTGTGATTGATATCTATAAAATTACAAGTAAATTTCCTAAAGAGGAGACCTATGGTTTGACAGGACAAATGAGAAGAGCAGTTATATCCATTCCTTCTAATATAGCCGAAGGTTTCAATCGATATCATAACAAGGAATACCGTCAATTTTTATATATTGCTCTTGGTTCATGTGGGGAATTAGAAACACAAATAGAGGCAAGTTTTTCACTTCAATACATTGACCAGACAATAAAAAATAAAGTTTTAGAAAAAATTGACCATGAGTCAAGAATGTTAAGGAACCTGATAAAACGGCTTGATGCGTGA